A DNA window from Nerophis lumbriciformis linkage group LG33, RoL_Nlum_v2.1, whole genome shotgun sequence contains the following coding sequences:
- the LOC133575882 gene encoding centrosomal protein of 78 kDa isoform X3 yields the protein MVQESVQIRRQGAYDFKEYYTFACTQQKSVPLTAVKMHLDKGILDFNGDRVKLVDWPPILESISINKHLCHIAISSTYQTSYGCGDADRRYYKPVFRKKIPSVRSRDMTFRLCKALKECLSVSPCLKTLKLNGLPLRERDLVNLTKGLAKSSSLEAISLANCPIADGGLEVICQSVKYSKHIKDIDFTACNITWRGAEHLANIIQHQGIQRHGSAWEQSLRYQQPKFEGMGGLRRLTLNCNTLIGDQGAVQLARELAEDLWLRAVDMQKCGLSNRGASHLLEALKTNAALCVLDIRNNPLVDNTLIKTIIEKVLLRADTQSREYGWITPATKEPLKASASKRRVLSQAAAERTAAPEKMASLGDKGSIAAQYEMSTSSSRNVPRHSAARAGRQRGFPPVVPVTESEQHHQGQAGSNVKVTFESDSEEEEDDGNEEEGEAFVHGDQRPSHHNLQDSILARRMERMQMALQECRLRLGEERRSRLKAESGLREFELENARLRDNNRTLSEALSATGSEHSTLENEDVLESIERSFSKFHAFLDLVKDAGPWALTSPRLNLHPQSEGPCIEMALSTGLSNYLLEHSFASQKPLHETPRSRPNSSHSGSHQSNVSHGSASLDRWGAGDLLRDIVSDKPSLAGSRRLVVIPRSGSEGKASAGRDILKEIRSLQGRSDGEYL from the exons ATGGTCCAAGAGAGTGTCCAGATCAGGAGGCAGGGTGCCTATGACTTCAAGGAATACTACACTTTTGCCTGCACCCAACAGAAATCTGTCCCCCTCACTGCAGTCAAAATGCATTTGGATAAAGGCATACTGGACTTTAACGGAGACAGGGTTAAACTAGTTGATTGGCCGCCCATTCTTGAATCAATCTCCATCAATAAGCACCTTTGCCACATTGCAATAAGTAGCACGTACCAGACAAGTTATGGTTGTGGTGATGCAG ACAGAAGGTACTACAAGCCGGTGTTCAGAAAGAAGATCCCATCTGTTCGCTCGAGGGACATGACTTTCAGGTTGTGTAAGGCTTTGAAGGAGTGTCTGTCTGTCTCTCCCTGCTTGAAGACTTTAAAACTTAATGGACTTCCACTGAGGGAAAGAGACCTTGTAAACTTAACAAAG GGTTTGGCAAAAAGTTCTTCCTTAGAAGCCATTTCTCTCGCAAACTGTCCAATCGCTGATGGGGGCTTGGAAG TAATTTGCCAAAGTGTGAAATACTCTAAACACATCAAAGATATTGACTTTACTGCATGCAATATCACATGGAGAGGAGCTGAGCATTTGGCCAACATCATTCAG CATCAAGGAATACAGAGACATGGCTCAGCTTGGGAACAGTCCTTAAGGTATCAGCAGCCAAAGTTTGAGGGGATGGGAGGTCTCCGTCGCCTCACCTTGAACTGTAACACATTGATTGGGGACCAAGGTGCTGTTCAGCTGGCACGTGAACTGGCTGAAGACCTCTGGCTCAGAG CTGTGGACATGCAGAAATGCGGCCTCTCCAATCGAGGAGCCAGCCATCTGCTAGAAGCCTTGAAGACAAATGCTGCTCTTTGTGTACTGGACATCCGTAACAACCCTTTAGTTG ACAACACACTAATCAAAACTATAATAGAGAAAGTGCTACTGAGAGCTGACACACAGTCACGAGAG tacgGTTGGATCACACCTGCCACTAAAGAGCCACTGAAAGCTTCTGCTTCCAAGAGACGAGTGCTTTCCCAAGCGGCTGCAGAGCGTACAG CAGCTCCCGAGAAAATGGCCTCTCTTGGGGACAAGGGCTCAATTGCTGCACAATATGAAATGTCCACCTCAAGCAGCAGAAATGTACCTCGTCATTCTGCAGCACGTGCTGGGCGCCAGAG aGGTTTTCCTCCTGTAGTTCCTGTCACCGAGAGTGAGCAACATCATCAAGGCCAA GCCGGGTCCAATGTGAAAGTTACTTTTGAGTCTGATTcagaagaagaggaggatgatGGCAACGAAGAAGAGGGTGAAGCATTTGTGCATGGGGACCAGAGGCCATCTCATCATAACCTCCAGGACAGCATCCTTGCACGGCGGATGGAGCGAATGCAG ATGGCACTACAGGAATGTCGTTTGAGGTTGGGAGAGGAGCGCAGGTCTAGACTCAAAGCCGAATCAGGTCTCAGGGAG TTTGAGCTGGAGAACGCTCGTCTTCGCGACAACAATCGTACCCTGTCCGAGGCGCTCTCCGCCACGGGTTCAGAGCACAGCACGCTTGAAAATGAGGACGTTCTTGAGAGCATTGAGCGCTCATTCAGCAAGTTCCACGCTTTCCTGGATCTCGTCAAGGACGCTGG ACCCTGGGCGCTGACATCACCACGCCTAAATCTCCATCCTCAGTCAGAGGGTCCGTGCATCGAGATGGCCCTCTCGACAGGACTTTCCAACTACCTGTTGGAGCACAG CTTCGCTAGCCAGAAACCCCTCCATGAAACTCCAAGGAGTCGCCCGAACAGCAGCCATAGCGGTTCCCATCAAAGTAACGTGTCCCATGGCAGCGCATCCCTTGACCGATGGGGTGCAGGCGACCTCCTGAGAGACATTGTAAGTGACAAGCCGTCCTTGGCGGGCTCGCGGAGGTTGGTGGTCATACCGCGGTCAGGGTCAGAGGGGAAGGCCAGTGCTGGGAGGGACATTCTGAAGGAGATCAGGTCTCTGCAAGGGCGCTCGGATGGTGAATATTTataa
- the LOC133575882 gene encoding centrosomal protein of 78 kDa isoform X2 produces MVQESVQIRRQGAYDFKEYYTFACTQQKSVPLTAVKMHLDKGILDFNGDRVKLVDWPPILESISINKHLCHIAISSTYQTSYGCGDADRRYYKPVFRKKIPSVRSRDMTFRLCKALKECLSVSPCLKTLKLNGLPLRERDLVNLTKGLAKSSSLEAISLANCPIADGGLEVICQSVKYSKHIKDIDFTACNITWRGAEHLANIIQHQGIQRHGSAWEQSLRYQQPKFEGMGGLRRLTLNCNTLIGDQGAVQLARELAEDLWLRAVDMQKCGLSNRGASHLLEALKTNAALCVLDIRNNPLVDNTLIKTIIEKVLLRADTQSREYGWITPATKEPLKASASKRRVLSQAAAERTAPEKMASLGDKGSIAAQYEMSTSSSRNVPRHSAARAGRQRGFPPVVPVTESEQHHQGQAGSNVKVTFESDSEEEEDDGNEEEGEAFVHGDQRPSHHNLQDSILARRMERMQMALQECRLRLGEERRSRLKAESGLREFELENARLRDNNRTLSEALSATGSEHSTLENEDVLESIERSFSKFHAFLDLVKDAGLGQLASMADIDTSDFPMLGRPQLSSPLGHMTHLDRAASSGHRSILTLGADITTPKSPSSVRGSVHRDGPLDRTFQLPVGAQVQFIAMGERDTARFSEPETKYDSVSECSFASQKPLHETPRSRPNSSHSGSHQSNVSHGSASLDRWGAGDLLRDIVSDKPSLAGSRRLVVIPRSGSEGKASAGRDILKEIRSLQGRSDGEYL; encoded by the exons ATGGTCCAAGAGAGTGTCCAGATCAGGAGGCAGGGTGCCTATGACTTCAAGGAATACTACACTTTTGCCTGCACCCAACAGAAATCTGTCCCCCTCACTGCAGTCAAAATGCATTTGGATAAAGGCATACTGGACTTTAACGGAGACAGGGTTAAACTAGTTGATTGGCCGCCCATTCTTGAATCAATCTCCATCAATAAGCACCTTTGCCACATTGCAATAAGTAGCACGTACCAGACAAGTTATGGTTGTGGTGATGCAG ACAGAAGGTACTACAAGCCGGTGTTCAGAAAGAAGATCCCATCTGTTCGCTCGAGGGACATGACTTTCAGGTTGTGTAAGGCTTTGAAGGAGTGTCTGTCTGTCTCTCCCTGCTTGAAGACTTTAAAACTTAATGGACTTCCACTGAGGGAAAGAGACCTTGTAAACTTAACAAAG GGTTTGGCAAAAAGTTCTTCCTTAGAAGCCATTTCTCTCGCAAACTGTCCAATCGCTGATGGGGGCTTGGAAG TAATTTGCCAAAGTGTGAAATACTCTAAACACATCAAAGATATTGACTTTACTGCATGCAATATCACATGGAGAGGAGCTGAGCATTTGGCCAACATCATTCAG CATCAAGGAATACAGAGACATGGCTCAGCTTGGGAACAGTCCTTAAGGTATCAGCAGCCAAAGTTTGAGGGGATGGGAGGTCTCCGTCGCCTCACCTTGAACTGTAACACATTGATTGGGGACCAAGGTGCTGTTCAGCTGGCACGTGAACTGGCTGAAGACCTCTGGCTCAGAG CTGTGGACATGCAGAAATGCGGCCTCTCCAATCGAGGAGCCAGCCATCTGCTAGAAGCCTTGAAGACAAATGCTGCTCTTTGTGTACTGGACATCCGTAACAACCCTTTAGTTG ACAACACACTAATCAAAACTATAATAGAGAAAGTGCTACTGAGAGCTGACACACAGTCACGAGAG tacgGTTGGATCACACCTGCCACTAAAGAGCCACTGAAAGCTTCTGCTTCCAAGAGACGAGTGCTTTCCCAAGCGGCTGCAGAGCGTACAG CTCCCGAGAAAATGGCCTCTCTTGGGGACAAGGGCTCAATTGCTGCACAATATGAAATGTCCACCTCAAGCAGCAGAAATGTACCTCGTCATTCTGCAGCACGTGCTGGGCGCCAGAG aGGTTTTCCTCCTGTAGTTCCTGTCACCGAGAGTGAGCAACATCATCAAGGCCAA GCCGGGTCCAATGTGAAAGTTACTTTTGAGTCTGATTcagaagaagaggaggatgatGGCAACGAAGAAGAGGGTGAAGCATTTGTGCATGGGGACCAGAGGCCATCTCATCATAACCTCCAGGACAGCATCCTTGCACGGCGGATGGAGCGAATGCAG ATGGCACTACAGGAATGTCGTTTGAGGTTGGGAGAGGAGCGCAGGTCTAGACTCAAAGCCGAATCAGGTCTCAGGGAG TTTGAGCTGGAGAACGCTCGTCTTCGCGACAACAATCGTACCCTGTCCGAGGCGCTCTCCGCCACGGGTTCAGAGCACAGCACGCTTGAAAATGAGGACGTTCTTGAGAGCATTGAGCGCTCATTCAGCAAGTTCCACGCTTTCCTGGATCTCGTCAAGGACGCTGG CCTCGGTCAGCTTGCATCAATGGCTGACATCGACACGTCAGATTTCCCGATGTTGGGGAGACCGCAGCTCTCTTCCCCGCTTGGACACATGACCCACCTAGATAGAGCAGCATCCAGTGGACATCGTTCTATTTTG ACCCTGGGCGCTGACATCACCACGCCTAAATCTCCATCCTCAGTCAGAGGGTCCGTGCATCGAGATGGCCCTCTCGACAGGACTTTCCAACTACCTGTTGGAGCACAGGTGCAGTTTATTGCCATGGGAGAACGGGACACAGCTCGGTTTTCTGAACCCGAAACCAAGTACGACTCTGTTTCGGAATGCAGCTTCGCTAGCCAGAAACCCCTCCATGAAACTCCAAGGAGTCGCCCGAACAGCAGCCATAGCGGTTCCCATCAAAGTAACGTGTCCCATGGCAGCGCATCCCTTGACCGATGGGGTGCAGGCGACCTCCTGAGAGACATTGTAAGTGACAAGCCGTCCTTGGCGGGCTCGCGGAGGTTGGTGGTCATACCGCGGTCAGGGTCAGAGGGGAAGGCCAGTGCTGGGAGGGACATTCTGAAGGAGATCAGGTCTCTGCAAGGGCGCTCGGATGGTGAATATTTataa
- the LOC133575882 gene encoding centrosomal protein of 78 kDa isoform X1 encodes MVQESVQIRRQGAYDFKEYYTFACTQQKSVPLTAVKMHLDKGILDFNGDRVKLVDWPPILESISINKHLCHIAISSTYQTSYGCGDADRRYYKPVFRKKIPSVRSRDMTFRLCKALKECLSVSPCLKTLKLNGLPLRERDLVNLTKGLAKSSSLEAISLANCPIADGGLEVICQSVKYSKHIKDIDFTACNITWRGAEHLANIIQHQGIQRHGSAWEQSLRYQQPKFEGMGGLRRLTLNCNTLIGDQGAVQLARELAEDLWLRAVDMQKCGLSNRGASHLLEALKTNAALCVLDIRNNPLVDNTLIKTIIEKVLLRADTQSREYGWITPATKEPLKASASKRRVLSQAAAERTAAPEKMASLGDKGSIAAQYEMSTSSSRNVPRHSAARAGRQRGFPPVVPVTESEQHHQGQAGSNVKVTFESDSEEEEDDGNEEEGEAFVHGDQRPSHHNLQDSILARRMERMQMALQECRLRLGEERRSRLKAESGLREFELENARLRDNNRTLSEALSATGSEHSTLENEDVLESIERSFSKFHAFLDLVKDAGLGQLASMADIDTSDFPMLGRPQLSSPLGHMTHLDRAASSGHRSILTLGADITTPKSPSSVRGSVHRDGPLDRTFQLPVGAQVQFIAMGERDTARFSEPETKYDSVSECSFASQKPLHETPRSRPNSSHSGSHQSNVSHGSASLDRWGAGDLLRDIVSDKPSLAGSRRLVVIPRSGSEGKASAGRDILKEIRSLQGRSDGEYL; translated from the exons ATGGTCCAAGAGAGTGTCCAGATCAGGAGGCAGGGTGCCTATGACTTCAAGGAATACTACACTTTTGCCTGCACCCAACAGAAATCTGTCCCCCTCACTGCAGTCAAAATGCATTTGGATAAAGGCATACTGGACTTTAACGGAGACAGGGTTAAACTAGTTGATTGGCCGCCCATTCTTGAATCAATCTCCATCAATAAGCACCTTTGCCACATTGCAATAAGTAGCACGTACCAGACAAGTTATGGTTGTGGTGATGCAG ACAGAAGGTACTACAAGCCGGTGTTCAGAAAGAAGATCCCATCTGTTCGCTCGAGGGACATGACTTTCAGGTTGTGTAAGGCTTTGAAGGAGTGTCTGTCTGTCTCTCCCTGCTTGAAGACTTTAAAACTTAATGGACTTCCACTGAGGGAAAGAGACCTTGTAAACTTAACAAAG GGTTTGGCAAAAAGTTCTTCCTTAGAAGCCATTTCTCTCGCAAACTGTCCAATCGCTGATGGGGGCTTGGAAG TAATTTGCCAAAGTGTGAAATACTCTAAACACATCAAAGATATTGACTTTACTGCATGCAATATCACATGGAGAGGAGCTGAGCATTTGGCCAACATCATTCAG CATCAAGGAATACAGAGACATGGCTCAGCTTGGGAACAGTCCTTAAGGTATCAGCAGCCAAAGTTTGAGGGGATGGGAGGTCTCCGTCGCCTCACCTTGAACTGTAACACATTGATTGGGGACCAAGGTGCTGTTCAGCTGGCACGTGAACTGGCTGAAGACCTCTGGCTCAGAG CTGTGGACATGCAGAAATGCGGCCTCTCCAATCGAGGAGCCAGCCATCTGCTAGAAGCCTTGAAGACAAATGCTGCTCTTTGTGTACTGGACATCCGTAACAACCCTTTAGTTG ACAACACACTAATCAAAACTATAATAGAGAAAGTGCTACTGAGAGCTGACACACAGTCACGAGAG tacgGTTGGATCACACCTGCCACTAAAGAGCCACTGAAAGCTTCTGCTTCCAAGAGACGAGTGCTTTCCCAAGCGGCTGCAGAGCGTACAG CAGCTCCCGAGAAAATGGCCTCTCTTGGGGACAAGGGCTCAATTGCTGCACAATATGAAATGTCCACCTCAAGCAGCAGAAATGTACCTCGTCATTCTGCAGCACGTGCTGGGCGCCAGAG aGGTTTTCCTCCTGTAGTTCCTGTCACCGAGAGTGAGCAACATCATCAAGGCCAA GCCGGGTCCAATGTGAAAGTTACTTTTGAGTCTGATTcagaagaagaggaggatgatGGCAACGAAGAAGAGGGTGAAGCATTTGTGCATGGGGACCAGAGGCCATCTCATCATAACCTCCAGGACAGCATCCTTGCACGGCGGATGGAGCGAATGCAG ATGGCACTACAGGAATGTCGTTTGAGGTTGGGAGAGGAGCGCAGGTCTAGACTCAAAGCCGAATCAGGTCTCAGGGAG TTTGAGCTGGAGAACGCTCGTCTTCGCGACAACAATCGTACCCTGTCCGAGGCGCTCTCCGCCACGGGTTCAGAGCACAGCACGCTTGAAAATGAGGACGTTCTTGAGAGCATTGAGCGCTCATTCAGCAAGTTCCACGCTTTCCTGGATCTCGTCAAGGACGCTGG CCTCGGTCAGCTTGCATCAATGGCTGACATCGACACGTCAGATTTCCCGATGTTGGGGAGACCGCAGCTCTCTTCCCCGCTTGGACACATGACCCACCTAGATAGAGCAGCATCCAGTGGACATCGTTCTATTTTG ACCCTGGGCGCTGACATCACCACGCCTAAATCTCCATCCTCAGTCAGAGGGTCCGTGCATCGAGATGGCCCTCTCGACAGGACTTTCCAACTACCTGTTGGAGCACAGGTGCAGTTTATTGCCATGGGAGAACGGGACACAGCTCGGTTTTCTGAACCCGAAACCAAGTACGACTCTGTTTCGGAATGCAGCTTCGCTAGCCAGAAACCCCTCCATGAAACTCCAAGGAGTCGCCCGAACAGCAGCCATAGCGGTTCCCATCAAAGTAACGTGTCCCATGGCAGCGCATCCCTTGACCGATGGGGTGCAGGCGACCTCCTGAGAGACATTGTAAGTGACAAGCCGTCCTTGGCGGGCTCGCGGAGGTTGGTGGTCATACCGCGGTCAGGGTCAGAGGGGAAGGCCAGTGCTGGGAGGGACATTCTGAAGGAGATCAGGTCTCTGCAAGGGCGCTCGGATGGTGAATATTTataa
- the LOC133575882 gene encoding centrosomal protein of 78 kDa isoform X4, with protein sequence MVQESVQIRRQGAYDFKEYYTFACTQQKSVPLTAVKMHLDKGILDFNGDRVKLVDWPPILESISINKHLCHIAISSTYQTSYGCGDADRRYYKPVFRKKIPSVRSRDMTFRLCKALKECLSVSPCLKTLKLNGLPLRERDLVNLTKGLAKSSSLEAISLANCPIADGGLEVICQSVKYSKHIKDIDFTACNITWRGAEHLANIIQHQGIQRHGSAWEQSLRYQQPKFEGMGGLRRLTLNCNTLIGDQGAVQLARELAEDLWLRAVDMQKCGLSNRGASHLLEALKTNAALCVLDIRNNPLVDNTLIKTIIEKVLLRADTQSREYGWITPATKEPLKASASKRRVLSQAAAERTAAPEKMASLGDKGSIAAQYEMSTSSSRNVPRHSAARAGRQRGFPPVVPVTESEQHHQGQAGSNVKVTFESDSEEEEDDGNEEEGEAFVHGDQRPSHHNLQDSILARRMERMQMALQECRLRLGEERRSRLKAESGLREFELENARLRDNNRTLSEALSATGSEHSTLENEDVLESIERSFSKFHAFLDLVKDAGLGQLASMADIDTSDFPMLGRPQLSSPLGHMTHLDRAASSGHRSILTLGADITTPKSPSSVRGSVHRDGPLDRTFQLPVGAQLR encoded by the exons ATGGTCCAAGAGAGTGTCCAGATCAGGAGGCAGGGTGCCTATGACTTCAAGGAATACTACACTTTTGCCTGCACCCAACAGAAATCTGTCCCCCTCACTGCAGTCAAAATGCATTTGGATAAAGGCATACTGGACTTTAACGGAGACAGGGTTAAACTAGTTGATTGGCCGCCCATTCTTGAATCAATCTCCATCAATAAGCACCTTTGCCACATTGCAATAAGTAGCACGTACCAGACAAGTTATGGTTGTGGTGATGCAG ACAGAAGGTACTACAAGCCGGTGTTCAGAAAGAAGATCCCATCTGTTCGCTCGAGGGACATGACTTTCAGGTTGTGTAAGGCTTTGAAGGAGTGTCTGTCTGTCTCTCCCTGCTTGAAGACTTTAAAACTTAATGGACTTCCACTGAGGGAAAGAGACCTTGTAAACTTAACAAAG GGTTTGGCAAAAAGTTCTTCCTTAGAAGCCATTTCTCTCGCAAACTGTCCAATCGCTGATGGGGGCTTGGAAG TAATTTGCCAAAGTGTGAAATACTCTAAACACATCAAAGATATTGACTTTACTGCATGCAATATCACATGGAGAGGAGCTGAGCATTTGGCCAACATCATTCAG CATCAAGGAATACAGAGACATGGCTCAGCTTGGGAACAGTCCTTAAGGTATCAGCAGCCAAAGTTTGAGGGGATGGGAGGTCTCCGTCGCCTCACCTTGAACTGTAACACATTGATTGGGGACCAAGGTGCTGTTCAGCTGGCACGTGAACTGGCTGAAGACCTCTGGCTCAGAG CTGTGGACATGCAGAAATGCGGCCTCTCCAATCGAGGAGCCAGCCATCTGCTAGAAGCCTTGAAGACAAATGCTGCTCTTTGTGTACTGGACATCCGTAACAACCCTTTAGTTG ACAACACACTAATCAAAACTATAATAGAGAAAGTGCTACTGAGAGCTGACACACAGTCACGAGAG tacgGTTGGATCACACCTGCCACTAAAGAGCCACTGAAAGCTTCTGCTTCCAAGAGACGAGTGCTTTCCCAAGCGGCTGCAGAGCGTACAG CAGCTCCCGAGAAAATGGCCTCTCTTGGGGACAAGGGCTCAATTGCTGCACAATATGAAATGTCCACCTCAAGCAGCAGAAATGTACCTCGTCATTCTGCAGCACGTGCTGGGCGCCAGAG aGGTTTTCCTCCTGTAGTTCCTGTCACCGAGAGTGAGCAACATCATCAAGGCCAA GCCGGGTCCAATGTGAAAGTTACTTTTGAGTCTGATTcagaagaagaggaggatgatGGCAACGAAGAAGAGGGTGAAGCATTTGTGCATGGGGACCAGAGGCCATCTCATCATAACCTCCAGGACAGCATCCTTGCACGGCGGATGGAGCGAATGCAG ATGGCACTACAGGAATGTCGTTTGAGGTTGGGAGAGGAGCGCAGGTCTAGACTCAAAGCCGAATCAGGTCTCAGGGAG TTTGAGCTGGAGAACGCTCGTCTTCGCGACAACAATCGTACCCTGTCCGAGGCGCTCTCCGCCACGGGTTCAGAGCACAGCACGCTTGAAAATGAGGACGTTCTTGAGAGCATTGAGCGCTCATTCAGCAAGTTCCACGCTTTCCTGGATCTCGTCAAGGACGCTGG CCTCGGTCAGCTTGCATCAATGGCTGACATCGACACGTCAGATTTCCCGATGTTGGGGAGACCGCAGCTCTCTTCCCCGCTTGGACACATGACCCACCTAGATAGAGCAGCATCCAGTGGACATCGTTCTATTTTG ACCCTGGGCGCTGACATCACCACGCCTAAATCTCCATCCTCAGTCAGAGGGTCCGTGCATCGAGATGGCCCTCTCGACAGGACTTTCCAACTACCTGTTGGAGCACAG CTTCGCTAG